A stretch of Mycobacterium sp. ITM-2016-00316 DNA encodes these proteins:
- a CDS encoding HIT family protein → MATVFTMIINGDIPGRFVYEDDEIVAFLTIEPMTQGHTLVVPRAEVDNWQDLDPALFGRVMAVAQRIGKAVCAAFDAERAGVIIAGLEVPHLHVHVFPARNLSDFGFAGVDRNPSPESLDEAQAKIKAALAQLD, encoded by the coding sequence ATGGCGACCGTATTCACCATGATCATCAACGGCGATATCCCTGGTCGATTCGTCTACGAGGACGACGAGATCGTCGCGTTCCTGACGATCGAGCCGATGACTCAGGGCCACACGCTGGTCGTGCCGCGCGCCGAGGTGGACAACTGGCAGGACCTCGACCCCGCCCTGTTCGGCCGGGTGATGGCCGTCGCGCAGCGGATCGGCAAGGCGGTGTGCGCGGCCTTCGACGCCGAGCGCGCCGGTGTGATCATTGCCGGCCTGGAGGTGCCGCACCTGCATGTGCATGTGTTCCCGGCCCGCAACCTCAGCGATTTCGGCTTCGCCGGCGTCGACCGCAATCCGTCACCGGAGTCCCTGGATGAGGCGCAGGCCAAGATCAAGGCCGCGCTGGCTCAGCTGGACTGA
- a CDS encoding cell wall metabolism sensor histidine kinase WalK produces MGLGLLASGVAVTSLMRHTEIQRIDQTLLEASSGWARAPMMTPTHTPDPSPAYPPSNFYVRGTDADGSVRLAVKNGVSDPVLPANNDVGPNPVTVGSDDASEVEWRAVTVRGPDGELTTVAIDLTEVESTMRALIWSQFAIGAAVLLVLGVVGYAVVRRSLRPLAEVEQTAAAIAAGELDRRVPQRDPRTEVGRLSLALNGMLAQIQRAMASSAQSAEMARESEERMRRFVGDASHDLRTPLTTIRGYAELYRQGAARDTDMLMGRIESEAGRMGLLVEDLLLLARLDEQRPLDQHRVDLLALASDAVHDAQTVAPERKIRMEVFDGPGTPEVLGDEARLRQVFSNLMSNAVQHTPTSAGITVRVGTDENNAVLEVCDEGPGMNAEDAQRVFERFYRADSSRTRASGGFGLGLSIVDSLVDAHGGAVSVDTAPGQGCRFRVSLPRIVEAAAQSS; encoded by the coding sequence GTGGGCCTGGGCTTGCTGGCGTCCGGGGTGGCGGTCACGTCGCTGATGCGGCACACCGAGATTCAGCGCATCGACCAGACGCTGTTGGAGGCATCGAGTGGCTGGGCGCGGGCACCGATGATGACGCCCACGCACACGCCCGATCCGAGCCCGGCCTATCCGCCGTCGAACTTCTACGTCCGCGGCACCGACGCCGACGGCAGCGTCCGGCTGGCCGTCAAGAACGGTGTGTCCGACCCGGTGCTGCCCGCGAACAACGATGTCGGCCCGAACCCGGTGACGGTCGGCTCCGATGACGCCTCGGAGGTGGAGTGGCGCGCGGTCACGGTGCGTGGCCCCGACGGTGAGCTGACCACCGTCGCCATCGATCTGACCGAGGTCGAATCCACCATGCGGGCCCTGATCTGGTCGCAGTTCGCCATCGGAGCGGCTGTGCTGTTGGTGCTCGGAGTGGTCGGCTACGCGGTGGTGCGGCGCAGCCTGCGCCCGCTCGCCGAGGTGGAGCAGACCGCCGCCGCGATAGCCGCCGGTGAGCTGGATCGGCGTGTGCCGCAACGCGATCCGCGCACCGAGGTGGGGCGCCTGTCGTTGGCGCTGAATGGGATGCTGGCGCAGATACAGCGCGCGATGGCGTCCTCGGCGCAGTCGGCGGAAATGGCACGCGAATCGGAGGAACGCATGCGGCGTTTCGTCGGCGATGCCAGCCATGATCTGCGGACCCCGCTGACCACCATCCGCGGGTACGCCGAGTTGTACCGCCAGGGTGCGGCCCGCGACACCGACATGTTGATGGGGCGCATCGAGAGTGAGGCCGGTCGGATGGGCCTGCTCGTCGAGGATCTGCTGCTGCTGGCCCGCCTGGATGAACAGCGTCCGCTCGACCAGCACCGGGTGGATCTGCTGGCACTGGCCAGCGATGCGGTGCACGATGCGCAGACGGTGGCGCCGGAGCGCAAGATCCGGATGGAGGTGTTCGACGGCCCGGGCACCCCCGAGGTGCTGGGGGACGAGGCCCGTCTGCGCCAGGTGTTCAGCAATCTGATGTCCAATGCGGTGCAACACACCCCGACGTCGGCCGGTATCACGGTCCGGGTGGGCACCGACGAGAACAACGCGGTGCTGGAGGTGTGCGATGAGGGGCCCGGCATGAATGCCGAGGACGCGCAGCGGGTTTTCGAGCGCTTCTACCGCGCCGACTCCTCGCGGACGCGTGCCAGCGGAGGCTTCGGGTTGGGCCTGTCGATCGTCGACTCGCTGGTCGACGCCCACGGCGGTGCGGTATCGGTGGACACCGCACCGGGGCAGGGCTGCCGGTTCCGGGTCAGCCTGCCCAGAATCGTGGAAGCCGCGGCTCAGTCCAGCTGA
- a CDS encoding response regulator transcription factor, translating into MAMAAISESADSIPEARVLVVDDETNIVELLSVSLKFQGFEVHTASSGTDALDKAREIRPDAVILDVMMPGMDGFGVLRRMRADGIDAPALFLTARDNLQDKITGLTLGGDDYVTKPFSLEEVVARLRVILRRVGRGVEEPRNARLSFADIELDEETHEVWKAGEPVSLSPTEFTLLRYFVINAGTVLSKPKILDHVWRYDFGGDVNVVESYVSYLRRKIDTGDRRLLHTLRGVGYVLREPR; encoded by the coding sequence ATGGCGATGGCGGCAATATCGGAATCAGCGGACAGCATCCCCGAGGCGCGGGTGCTCGTCGTCGACGACGAGACCAATATCGTCGAGCTGCTGTCGGTGAGTCTGAAGTTCCAGGGTTTCGAGGTGCACACCGCCTCCAGCGGCACCGATGCGCTGGACAAGGCCCGCGAGATCCGGCCCGACGCGGTGATCCTGGATGTGATGATGCCCGGCATGGACGGGTTCGGCGTGCTGCGCCGGATGCGCGCCGACGGTATCGACGCCCCTGCGCTGTTCCTCACCGCCCGCGACAATCTGCAGGACAAGATCACCGGCCTCACCCTCGGTGGTGACGACTACGTCACCAAGCCGTTCAGCCTCGAAGAGGTGGTGGCTCGGCTGCGGGTCATCCTGCGCCGCGTCGGCCGCGGCGTCGAAGAACCCCGCAATGCCCGGCTGTCCTTCGCCGATATCGAACTCGACGAGGAGACCCACGAGGTGTGGAAGGCCGGCGAACCGGTGTCGCTGTCGCCCACCGAGTTCACCCTGCTGCGCTACTTCGTCATCAACGCGGGCACCGTGCTGAGCAAGCCCAAGATCCTCGACCACGTGTGGCGCTACGACTTCGGCGGTGACGTCAACGTCGTCGAGTCCTACGTCTCCTATCTGCGCCGCAAGATCGACACCGGCGACAGACGACTGCTGCACACGCTGCGAGGCGTGGGCTACGTCCTGCGTGAACCGCGCTAG
- a CDS encoding HNH endonuclease yields MRLCLGCGATLSKRSQKIYCSNVCQAAARRSASTKLWLESGEAKVRGERGNYIRVHIAAEQSGCCAICGGDTSWAGQPLTLILDHIDGNPDNNRRDNLRLVCPNCDSQLPTYKSRNRGSGRAFRRQRYAEGKSF; encoded by the coding sequence ATGAGACTCTGCCTCGGCTGCGGCGCAACGCTTTCGAAGCGCAGCCAGAAGATCTACTGCAGCAATGTCTGTCAGGCGGCGGCGCGCCGTAGCGCAAGTACGAAACTGTGGCTGGAGTCCGGAGAGGCCAAAGTTCGCGGTGAGCGCGGCAACTACATTCGGGTCCACATCGCCGCCGAGCAGTCAGGTTGCTGCGCAATATGCGGCGGTGACACTTCGTGGGCCGGCCAGCCGCTGACATTGATCCTCGACCACATCGACGGCAACCCGGACAACAACCGCCGCGACAACCTGCGCCTGGTCTGCCCGAACTGCGATTCCCAGCTGCCGACCTACAAGAGCCGCAACCGCGGCAGCGGACGCGCCTTCCGCCGTCAGCGCTATGCCGAGGGCAAGTCCTTCTAG
- a CDS encoding GntR family transcriptional regulator — protein MSSAQPRVLKHQVVRAQLDRLLDGLQVGDPFPAEREIADMFDVARETVRQAVRELLLAGRVERRGRTTVVAAPKLLQPLGMGSYTEAARDEGHSVDRFLVGWTTFDADEALAGVLHVEVGAPILQLERVFTTDGVRVGLETSKLPAHRYPDLRETFDYRTSLYAEIRSRGVIFGRTVDTIDTALPDARESALLTVDARTPMFLLNRVSYDQHGVPIEQRRSLYRGDRMTFTITMEDR, from the coding sequence ATGAGCAGTGCGCAGCCGCGGGTGCTGAAGCATCAGGTCGTGCGCGCGCAGCTCGATCGGCTGTTGGACGGGCTGCAGGTGGGCGACCCGTTCCCGGCCGAACGCGAGATCGCCGACATGTTCGACGTGGCCCGCGAGACGGTGCGCCAAGCGGTGCGCGAACTTCTTCTGGCCGGCCGCGTCGAACGGCGTGGGCGCACGACCGTGGTCGCCGCGCCCAAGCTACTGCAACCGCTGGGCATGGGGTCCTACACCGAGGCCGCCCGCGACGAGGGGCACAGCGTGGACCGGTTCCTGGTCGGCTGGACCACCTTCGATGCCGATGAGGCGCTGGCCGGTGTGCTGCACGTCGAGGTGGGTGCACCGATCCTGCAGTTGGAGCGGGTGTTCACCACCGACGGGGTGCGGGTCGGGCTGGAAACCTCGAAGCTACCCGCGCATCGCTACCCGGACCTGCGTGAGACCTTCGACTACCGGACCTCGCTGTACGCCGAAATACGCAGCAGGGGAGTGATATTCGGGCGCACCGTCGACACCATCGACACCGCGCTGCCCGATGCCCGGGAGTCGGCCCTGCTGACCGTCGATGCGCGCACCCCGATGTTCCTGCTGAACCGGGTGTCCTATGACCAGCACGGTGTCCCGATCGAGCAGCGGCGCTCGCTGTACCGGGGCGACCGGATGACGTTCACCATCACCATGGAGGACCGCTAG
- a CDS encoding phosphonatase-like hydrolase: MHTIELAVLDMAGTTVTDDGLVLRAFDEAATAVGVPDSGEEREAARTYVRDTMGQSKIKVFRHLFGTEDRAQRANATFEQVYTDSIDGGVAPVPGATEALARLRAAGVKVALTTGFSAGTQQRIIDALDWADIADLVLAPGDGGRGRPYPDLILNSLLRTGIDDVAKVAVLGDTSSDILSGLRAGASVVAGTLTGAHGADALNAAGATHVVASVADFPALFLPQN, encoded by the coding sequence ATGCACACGATCGAACTCGCCGTTCTCGACATGGCAGGCACCACCGTGACCGATGACGGACTGGTACTGCGCGCCTTCGACGAAGCGGCCACGGCCGTCGGGGTCCCCGACTCCGGCGAGGAACGTGAGGCCGCGCGCACCTACGTCCGCGACACCATGGGCCAGTCCAAGATCAAGGTGTTCCGGCACCTCTTCGGCACCGAGGACCGTGCCCAGCGGGCCAACGCGACCTTCGAACAGGTCTATACCGACAGCATCGACGGCGGCGTCGCGCCGGTGCCCGGCGCCACCGAGGCACTCGCCCGACTGCGCGCGGCCGGAGTGAAGGTCGCGCTCACCACCGGCTTCAGCGCAGGCACCCAGCAGCGCATCATCGACGCGCTCGACTGGGCCGATATCGCCGACCTGGTGCTCGCCCCCGGGGACGGCGGGCGCGGGCGCCCCTACCCCGACCTGATCCTGAACTCGCTGCTGCGCACCGGTATCGACGATGTCGCCAAGGTCGCCGTGCTCGGCGACACCTCCAGCGACATCCTGTCCGGCCTGCGCGCCGGGGCCTCGGTCGTCGCAGGCACCCTGACCGGCGCGCACGGCGCCGACGCCCTGAACGCCGCCGGTGCCACCCACGTGGTGGCCTCGGTCGCAGATTTCCCCGCACTCTTCCTCCCCCAGAACTGA
- a CDS encoding phosphate/phosphite/phosphonate ABC transporter substrate-binding protein has protein sequence MKIRIAAAAAAAAALTLSGCSGSDSGSESANAQGFPDTITLAAIPAENSSDLKASYEPLIKLLEKETGSTIEFVQASDYAGVVEGMIADNVDLAFFGPFAYVVAKVNGAKITPLGAVIGEEGEQPGYQSYGLTRSNVADINGLKDFAGKKVCFVDPSSTSGYLYPTAGLIEEGVITSGSEADVSAAMSPVFAGGHDASALSIANGDCDAGFAFDTMVDQTMIEKGDLQPGQLKTVWKSEMIAGSVFAANDSLGPEAIDKLTALFTEKVNVESLEAEGFCKGDECRITDERAWGVVPASDSDYDGVRHVCDVTGSEKCKG, from the coding sequence ATGAAGATCCGTATCGCCGCGGCGGCGGCCGCAGCCGCCGCCCTCACCCTGTCCGGCTGTTCCGGCAGTGATTCCGGCTCCGAGTCCGCCAACGCCCAGGGCTTCCCGGACACCATCACCCTGGCCGCCATCCCGGCCGAGAACTCCTCGGACCTCAAGGCCAGCTACGAACCCCTGATCAAGCTGCTGGAGAAGGAGACCGGCTCCACAATCGAGTTCGTCCAGGCCTCCGACTACGCCGGTGTCGTCGAGGGCATGATCGCCGACAACGTCGACCTCGCCTTCTTCGGCCCGTTCGCCTATGTGGTGGCCAAGGTCAACGGCGCCAAGATCACCCCGCTCGGCGCGGTGATCGGCGAGGAGGGCGAGCAGCCCGGCTACCAGTCCTACGGACTGACCCGCTCCAATGTCGCGGATATCAACGGCCTCAAGGACTTTGCCGGCAAGAAGGTCTGTTTCGTCGATCCCAGCTCGACGTCGGGCTACCTGTACCCGACGGCAGGGCTCATCGAGGAAGGCGTCATCACCTCCGGGTCGGAGGCCGACGTGTCGGCCGCCATGTCACCGGTCTTCGCCGGCGGCCATGACGCCTCGGCGCTGTCCATCGCCAACGGTGACTGCGATGCCGGTTTCGCGTTCGACACGATGGTCGACCAGACCATGATCGAGAAGGGCGACCTGCAGCCCGGTCAGCTGAAGACGGTGTGGAAGTCGGAGATGATCGCGGGCTCGGTGTTCGCGGCCAACGACTCGCTGGGCCCCGAGGCGATCGACAAGCTCACCGCCCTGTTCACCGAGAAGGTGAACGTGGAAAGCCTTGAGGCCGAGGGCTTCTGCAAGGGCGACGAATGCCGCATCACCGACGAGCGCGCCTGGGGTGTCGTCCCGGCCTCCGACTCCGACTACGACGGTGTGCGCCACGTCTGTGACGTCACCGGCTCCGAGAAGTGCAAGGGCTGA
- the phnC gene encoding phosphonate ABC transporter ATP-binding protein: MTLPAGPGHPVAGDDLVVVARGVTKRFGDTLALNNVSIDVRRSELLVLLGLSGSGKSTLLRCFNGLHPVTSGQIEVGGTRVDQASAAQLRALRTRVGFVFQHFNLVGRLSCLENVLIGGLGQLRFPRYGALTYPKHMRAAAMSHLDRVGLADFAERRADTLSGGQQQRIAIARTLMQRPALLLADEPVASLDPENAGVVMDLLFQICVEEKLTVVCTLHQVDLALGWAHRLVGLRNGEKVLDRPAVGMTRDEVMAIYQRVDPAVDPAVKQRT, from the coding sequence ATGACGCTCCCGGCCGGCCCCGGCCATCCCGTCGCGGGCGACGATCTGGTCGTCGTCGCCCGCGGCGTCACCAAGCGATTCGGCGACACCCTGGCGCTGAACAACGTCTCCATCGATGTCCGGCGCAGCGAACTGCTGGTGCTGCTCGGGCTCTCCGGTTCCGGGAAATCGACACTGCTGCGGTGCTTCAACGGACTACACCCGGTCACGTCCGGCCAGATCGAGGTCGGCGGCACCCGGGTCGACCAGGCCTCGGCGGCTCAACTTCGGGCATTGCGTACCCGGGTGGGTTTCGTGTTCCAGCATTTCAATCTGGTCGGCCGGCTCAGCTGCCTGGAGAACGTGCTCATCGGCGGTCTGGGTCAGCTCCGGTTCCCCCGCTACGGCGCCCTGACCTACCCGAAGCACATGCGGGCGGCCGCCATGTCCCACCTCGACCGGGTCGGCCTGGCCGACTTCGCCGAGCGCCGCGCCGACACGCTGTCCGGCGGCCAGCAGCAACGGATCGCCATCGCACGCACGCTCATGCAGCGTCCCGCGCTGTTGCTGGCCGATGAGCCGGTCGCCTCACTCGACCCCGAGAATGCCGGTGTCGTCATGGATCTGCTGTTCCAGATCTGTGTCGAGGAGAAACTCACCGTGGTCTGCACCCTGCATCAGGTCGACCTCGCACTGGGCTGGGCACACCGGCTGGTGGGTCTGCGCAACGGCGAGAAGGTGCTCGACCGGCCCGCCGTCGGCATGACCCGCGACGAGGTGATGGCGATCTACCAGCGCGTCGACCCGGCCGTCGACCCGGCCGTGAAACAGCGGACGTGA
- the phnE gene encoding phosphonate ABC transporter, permease protein PhnE, which produces MTVPVADRPTAAGRDRRPRPDLLHLVAVAALIATLLSAWSIDFFPSELIDGFDDIVRLLERMLPPRLDDPGRIGVLAVETLLMAVLGTVLAAIVSVPLAFMAARNTTPHPAVYAAARAIITFCRAMPDLLFAVLFVRALGIGVLPGILALALHSIGMLAKLFADAIEQTDPGPREAVRSTGVGYFREMLNAVIPQVIPSWIGTFVYRIDINLRMSVVLGFVGAGGIGFALQDALRGLIYPRALGIVCVILVIIVAMELLSIVIRRMLLAPAQSDPRRVRAMRFAFSGLLVGTVIASFVVLRINPLSLFTWIIPSAEVFTRMIPPNFSALGWDLFDAAAQTVAIGVVSTAIGVVLSIPVGILAARNVSPSSTVYWLARGWILAVRAVPELILAVVFVAALGLGPIAGTCALAIGSVGFLAKLVADAVEEIDPGPMEAVRSVGGGWWKTLFSAVVPQSMPALVGSSLYLFDVNIRTSTVLGIVGAGGVGFLLFESIRTLNFDVAGAIVIIIFVIVYSIERLSGWIRSRLV; this is translated from the coding sequence GTGACCGTACCCGTCGCGGACCGCCCCACCGCCGCCGGTCGCGACCGGCGGCCGCGTCCGGACCTGCTGCACCTGGTCGCGGTGGCGGCGCTGATCGCCACCCTGCTGTCGGCGTGGTCGATCGACTTCTTCCCGTCCGAACTCATCGACGGATTCGACGACATCGTGCGACTGCTGGAGCGCATGCTGCCGCCGCGCCTCGACGACCCCGGCCGCATCGGCGTGCTGGCCGTCGAAACCCTGTTGATGGCGGTGCTGGGCACCGTCCTCGCCGCGATCGTCTCGGTTCCGTTGGCGTTCATGGCCGCCCGCAACACCACGCCGCACCCGGCCGTCTACGCCGCGGCCAGGGCGATCATCACGTTCTGCCGGGCCATGCCGGATCTGCTCTTCGCGGTGCTGTTCGTGCGCGCGCTCGGCATCGGAGTTCTCCCGGGCATCCTCGCCTTGGCGCTGCACTCCATCGGCATGCTGGCCAAGCTGTTCGCCGATGCCATCGAACAGACCGATCCCGGCCCCCGCGAGGCGGTCCGCAGCACCGGCGTCGGCTACTTCCGCGAGATGCTCAATGCCGTCATCCCCCAGGTCATCCCGTCCTGGATCGGCACGTTCGTCTACCGCATCGACATCAATCTGCGGATGTCGGTGGTGCTCGGTTTCGTCGGCGCCGGCGGTATCGGCTTCGCGTTGCAGGACGCCCTGCGCGGTCTGATCTATCCGCGGGCGCTCGGCATCGTCTGCGTCATCCTGGTGATCATCGTCGCGATGGAACTGCTGTCTATCGTGATCCGGCGAATGTTGTTGGCGCCGGCACAGTCCGACCCACGGCGTGTCCGGGCCATGCGATTCGCGTTCTCCGGCCTGCTCGTCGGCACGGTCATCGCGTCCTTCGTGGTGCTGCGGATCAATCCGCTGTCGTTGTTCACCTGGATCATTCCGTCGGCCGAGGTGTTCACCCGGATGATCCCGCCCAACTTCAGCGCGCTGGGTTGGGACCTGTTCGACGCTGCCGCGCAGACCGTCGCGATCGGCGTGGTGTCCACCGCGATCGGCGTGGTGCTGTCCATACCGGTGGGAATCCTGGCCGCCCGCAACGTCTCTCCCAGCTCCACCGTGTACTGGCTGGCCCGCGGCTGGATCCTGGCGGTGCGCGCGGTACCCGAACTGATCCTGGCCGTGGTGTTCGTCGCCGCGCTGGGCCTGGGGCCCATCGCGGGTACCTGTGCCCTGGCCATCGGATCGGTGGGATTCCTGGCCAAACTCGTCGCCGACGCGGTCGAGGAGATCGATCCCGGACCGATGGAGGCTGTCCGCTCGGTGGGCGGCGGATGGTGGAAGACGTTGTTCTCCGCGGTGGTTCCGCAGTCGATGCCCGCGCTCGTCGGCTCGAGTCTCTACCTGTTCGACGTCAACATCCGCACCTCCACGGTGCTGGGCATCGTGGGCGCCGGTGGGGTGGGCTTCCTGCTCTTCGAGTCGATCCGGACGCTGAACTTCGATGTGGCCGGCGCGATCGTGATCATCATCTTCGTCATTGTGTACTCGATCGAAAGGCTGTCCGGATGGATACGTTCGCGCCTGGTGTGA